A genomic stretch from Pempheris klunzingeri isolate RE-2024b chromosome 23, fPemKlu1.hap1, whole genome shotgun sequence includes:
- the LOC139223300 gene encoding early growth response protein 4-like, translating to MLLEREDSFMSEFEDACSAWVDSVGSSPSDGADSDVGSPFCQVFSPGTDASDSDFFSDFSDCSSDTLSPSLAYSGSFFTEPEPVPGLSSTADAILNMITEIVGICTEMEQQQQQQQQQGDTGSLRESSPPSAAPSPATASASPPLFAPAPSSQAAAEPLPPATISHPVVVKSEFVTSSCSSGCGHSSVVGNDASYPASTDSLLPLSALEQQVDVADFIDSLLSSEAAQGEHKPVCEVKQEPLGLEDWLRSLAAAPGTGGESAGYVISRPAGRTELVQSSLHAPPAPLPSTLDAQLLSSLLQGAFPMVNVSGVHATGAPKLARGGRRAPARSAPKVKPFPCSVQGCERRFSRSDELNRHVRIHTGQKPFQCAICARSFSRSDHLTTHTRTHTGEKPFSCDVCGKRFARSDERKRHGRVHVKQQLRAQMMAAYSLALNAPGV from the exons ATGCTTCTGGAGCGCGAGGACAGCTTCATGTCGGAGTTTGAGGACGCGTGCAGCGCCTGGGTGGACAGCGTGGGCTCGAGCCCCAGCGACGGAGCCGACTCTGACGTGGGCTCACCTTTCtgccaag ttttCTCTCCGGGAACTGACGCCTCGGACTCGGATTTCTTCTCCGACTTCAGCGACTGCTCCTCGGACACGCTCTCGCCCTCCCTCGCCTACAGCGGCAGCTTCTTCACCGAGCCGGAGCCGGTACCGGGGCTGAGCAGCACCGCGGACGCGATCCTCAACATGATCACAGAGATCGTGGGGATCTGCACagagatggagcagcagcagcagcagcagcagcagcagggcgaCACCGGCTCTCTCCGTGAGTCCAGCCCGCCCTCTGCGGCGCCCTCCCCGGCCACAGCTTCTGCATCGCCCCCGCTCTTCGCTCCAGCTCCCAGCTCTCAGGCCGCAGCCGAGCCGCTGCCCCCCGCCACCATCTCACACCCAGTGGTAGTTAAGAGTGAGTTTGTgacctccagctgcagcagcgggTGTGGACACTCTTCAGTAGTCGGGAATGATGCTTCATACCCGGCCAGCACAGACTCTCTCCTCCCGCTCTCAGCTCTGGAGCAACAGGTGGATGTGGCTGATTTCATCGACTCCCTGCTGAGCTCCGAGGCCGCCCAGGGCGAGCACAAGCCCGTCTGCGAGGTGAAGCAGGAGCCGCTGGGTCTGGAGGACTGGCTGAGGAGTCTCGCGGCTGCACCGGGCACCGGAGGAGAATCCGCCGGCTACGTCATCAGCAGACCGGCGGGGAGGACGGAGCTCGTGCAGAGCAGCCTGCAcgccccccccgcccccctcccctccaccctgGACGcgcagctcctctcctccctcctgcaggGCGCGTTCCCGATGGTCAACGTCAGCGGCGTGCACGCCACAGGAGCCCCCAAACTGGCACGCGGGGGCAGGAGAGCTCCCGCCAGGAGCGCGCCGAAGGTGAAGCCGTTCCCGTGCTCCGTGCAGGGCTGCGAGCGCCGCTTCTCGCGCTCAGACGAGCTCAACAGGCACGTGCGCATCCACACGGGACAGAAGCCCTTCCAGTGCGCCATCTGCGCGCGCAGCTTCAGCCGCAGCGACCACCTGACcacgcacacgcgcacgcacacggGGGAGAAGCCCTTCTCGTGCGACGTGTGCGGGAAACGCTTCGCGCGCAGCGACGAGAGGAAGAGGCACGGGCGCGTGCACGTCAAGCAGCAGCTGCGCGCGCAGATGATGGCCGCCTACTCCCTGGCCCTGAACGCGCCCGGGGTGTGA